One part of the Candidatus Hydrogenedentota bacterium genome encodes these proteins:
- a CDS encoding DUF1801 domain-containing protein, whose protein sequence is MKTHTTIDSYIAAQPGEVQPLLQALRSTIQKQAPDAEEAIAYGMPTFRLNGNLVHFAACANHIGFYPTPSAICEFQESLSKYKTSKGAIQFPIDKKLPLALIGKMVRFRVKENLAKKKK, encoded by the coding sequence ATGAAAACACACACGACCATCGACAGCTACATTGCGGCGCAACCCGGCGAGGTTCAGCCCCTGCTGCAGGCACTTCGCTCGACAATCCAGAAACAGGCGCCCGATGCGGAAGAGGCAATCGCGTACGGCATGCCCACGTTTCGGCTCAATGGGAATCTGGTCCATTTCGCCGCGTGTGCAAATCACATCGGCTTCTACCCCACCCCATCTGCTATTTGCGAGTTTCAGGAGAGCCTGTCGAAGTACAAGACTTCGAAGGGCGCGATTCAGTTTCCTATCGACAAAAAGCTGCCTCTTGCCTTGATTGGGAAGATGGTCAGGTTCCGCGTGAAGGAAAACCTCGCCAAAAAGAAGAAGTAG
- a CDS encoding 3D domain-containing protein, with protein sequence MRRSILGYGLLVVAAVLIAGCATTSAPQSPPTMSKNMVVTGYCKCGKCCNWKRSWLGMGRPVIASGKYKGHSKKVGVTASGTKAKVGTIAADTTKYPFGTIMYVPGYGYGRVEDRGSAIQGEHIDLYFRSHKQALKWGKVKTNVSVWLTRPPAHAEAQPTDRR encoded by the coding sequence ATGCGGAGAAGTATTCTTGGATACGGTCTGCTCGTCGTTGCCGCTGTGCTCATAGCGGGCTGCGCGACCACGTCTGCTCCCCAGTCCCCGCCTACAATGAGCAAGAATATGGTTGTCACCGGATACTGCAAGTGCGGCAAGTGCTGCAATTGGAAACGGTCGTGGCTTGGCATGGGCCGTCCCGTCATCGCCAGCGGGAAATACAAGGGTCATTCGAAGAAGGTCGGCGTTACTGCCAGCGGCACGAAGGCGAAGGTAGGTACGATTGCCGCCGACACGACCAAGTACCCGTTTGGAACCATCATGTACGTGCCGGGGTATGGATACGGCCGCGTCGAAGATCGGGGAAGCGCTATTCAGGGCGAGCATATCGACCTGTATTTCCGGAGCCACAAGCAGGCCTTAAAGTGGGGAAAGGTCAAGACGAACGTCAGCGTTTGGCTGACGCGGCCACCTGCGCACGCGGAAGCGCAACCTACCGACCGCAGGTAG
- a CDS encoding sigma-70 family RNA polymerase sigma factor — protein MSVALDYSLFYEEEDASTLSQPVPDREVIDVDRERVARAQTGDYYAFEELVRQYRNDVYGLAFHFVRNREEAWDISQEVFVKAHRSLARFRGDSSFKTWLLRITANQCKDYLKKRRLETVSYNDALEAEEAPSQFQDPSSSAEAKEVGEAIQIALNGLPFKHRTAFVLREFEGLSYEEMAKAMECNLGTVMSRLHHARKKLQLTLQRMGIAGG, from the coding sequence ATGAGTGTCGCCTTGGACTACTCGTTATTCTACGAAGAGGAAGACGCCAGCACCTTGTCGCAACCTGTTCCAGACAGGGAAGTTATAGATGTTGATCGGGAACGCGTCGCACGCGCCCAAACTGGGGACTACTACGCTTTTGAGGAGCTTGTCCGGCAGTATCGCAACGACGTGTACGGCTTGGCCTTTCACTTCGTGCGCAACCGGGAAGAAGCCTGGGACATCTCCCAGGAGGTCTTTGTGAAGGCTCACCGGTCCTTGGCCCGGTTTCGGGGCGATTCGAGCTTCAAGACCTGGTTGCTCCGCATCACGGCCAACCAGTGCAAGGATTATTTGAAGAAACGCCGTCTTGAGACCGTCTCATACAATGACGCACTCGAAGCGGAAGAGGCGCCGAGTCAGTTTCAAGACCCGAGTTCCAGCGCCGAGGCAAAAGAAGTAGGGGAGGCGATCCAGATTGCTTTGAACGGTTTGCCGTTCAAACACCGGACGGCTTTTGTACTTCGCGAATTCGAAGGCTTGTCGTACGAGGAAATGGCGAAAGCCATGGAGTGCAATCTAGGGACCGTAATGAGCCGCCTTCACCACGCGCGAAAGAAGTTGCAGTTGACCCTACAGCGAATGGGAATCGCCGGAGGATGA